One stretch of Microvirga lotononidis DNA includes these proteins:
- a CDS encoding M10 family metallopeptidase C-terminal domain-containing protein, giving the protein MTLDHVASGDLSNIKLGALLDGGFALVADTFVGNDFNVTVATYSSTGAAVTPPMLAHSSAEGLQSFGLLGVLNDGRLLVSWLDYERGIQFHFQVFDTGYVAPPGTDPSSTFGFIRVGTKGKNALTGGAGDDKFYGGYGNDKLTGLDGADVFVFNAKLGTALTDRKVNFDTITDFKPGEDKIWLDNAIFKKLGKKGSETAPAALNKKFFKIGKQAGDKDDYVVYDKKTGILSYDADGSGAKAAIEIAKLTRNLKLSHLDFAIV; this is encoded by the coding sequence GTGACCCTCGATCATGTTGCAAGCGGGGACCTGAGCAACATCAAGCTTGGGGCGCTCCTGGACGGAGGCTTCGCGCTTGTCGCCGATACCTTCGTTGGGAACGACTTCAACGTCACTGTTGCAACCTACTCATCGACAGGCGCCGCCGTTACGCCGCCCATGCTCGCGCATTCCAGTGCGGAAGGGCTTCAGTCGTTCGGGCTGCTCGGCGTCTTGAATGATGGGCGTCTGTTGGTGAGCTGGCTCGACTACGAAAGGGGAATTCAATTCCATTTTCAAGTCTTCGACACCGGTTACGTGGCGCCTCCCGGGACCGACCCATCGAGCACTTTCGGCTTCATCCGAGTGGGCACCAAGGGCAAGAATGCGCTCACGGGCGGGGCCGGGGACGACAAGTTCTATGGCGGCTACGGCAACGACAAGCTCACGGGCCTGGACGGCGCCGACGTGTTCGTCTTCAACGCCAAGCTCGGCACGGCTCTGACGGACCGCAAGGTGAACTTCGACACGATCACCGACTTCAAGCCCGGCGAGGACAAGATCTGGCTCGACAATGCCATCTTCAAGAAGCTCGGCAAGAAGGGCTCGGAAACGGCGCCCGCGGCGCTGAACAAGAAGTTCTTCAAGATCGGCAAGCAGGCCGGGGACAAGGACGATTACGTGGTCTACGACAAGAAGACCGGCATCCTCTCCTACGACGCGGACGGCTCCGGCGCGAAGGCAGCCATCGAGATCGCCAAGCTCACCAGGAACCTCAAGCTGAGCCATCTCGACTTCGCGATCGTCTGA
- a CDS encoding benzoate/H(+) symporter BenE family transporter, translating to MRLSIVTSAVVAALVGFGSTIAIIIAAAQAVGADAAQTSSWVAALCLSMAATAGYLSVRYRMPVVTAWSTPGAALIAASTGISIHAAVGAFLLAGSLIVLAGFIRPFGRMIERIPTSIAAAMLAGVLLQFVVGVFQSAQGAPGLVLPLAGIFLVVRLFNPALAVLAVLFVGLGIAFGGGMARPVTSDLALSTLTFIAPAWDLTALIGLGLPLFLVTMASQNLPGFAVLKASGYEPPSSPILAVTGLASIVTAFFGAHTSNLAAISAAICTGPDTHPDPAKRWMVGPFYALSYLVFAAFSAALIGVIAALPPELIKTVAGLALMGAFMGALTSALSEASQRFPAIVTLVVTASGLTLFGIGSAFWGLVAGLATLGLDFVALALRKRG from the coding sequence ATGCGCCTGTCGATCGTCACGTCAGCCGTCGTCGCGGCCTTGGTCGGGTTCGGCAGCACCATTGCCATCATCATCGCGGCCGCCCAGGCGGTTGGAGCCGATGCGGCGCAGACCTCGTCCTGGGTGGCGGCCCTGTGCCTCTCCATGGCGGCGACGGCCGGATACTTAAGCGTCCGCTACCGGATGCCCGTCGTGACCGCCTGGTCGACGCCCGGCGCGGCCTTGATCGCGGCCTCCACCGGCATCTCCATCCACGCGGCGGTCGGGGCCTTCCTCCTGGCGGGCAGTCTCATCGTGCTGGCGGGCTTCATCAGGCCCTTCGGACGGATGATCGAACGGATTCCCACCTCCATTGCCGCCGCGATGCTGGCGGGCGTCCTGCTGCAGTTCGTCGTCGGGGTCTTCCAGAGCGCTCAAGGCGCGCCCGGCCTCGTCCTGCCCCTCGCCGGCATCTTTCTCGTGGTTCGCCTGTTCAATCCGGCCCTTGCCGTGCTGGCGGTGCTCTTCGTCGGCCTCGGCATCGCCTTCGGTGGCGGCATGGCCCGGCCGGTCACGTCAGACCTCGCCCTGTCCACCCTCACCTTCATCGCCCCCGCCTGGGACCTCACGGCCCTCATCGGCCTCGGGCTGCCGCTGTTCCTGGTGACGATGGCCTCGCAGAATCTCCCGGGCTTCGCGGTGCTGAAGGCGTCGGGCTACGAGCCGCCCTCCAGCCCGATTCTCGCCGTGACCGGTCTCGCCTCGATCGTGACGGCCTTCTTCGGCGCCCATACCAGCAACCTCGCGGCGATTTCGGCCGCGATCTGCACCGGCCCCGACACCCATCCCGACCCGGCGAAGCGCTGGATGGTCGGCCCGTTCTATGCTCTGAGTTACCTCGTCTTCGCCGCCTTCAGCGCCGCGCTCATCGGCGTGATCGCCGCGCTCCCCCCGGAACTGATCAAGACGGTTGCGGGCTTGGCCCTCATGGGAGCTTTCATGGGTGCCCTGACCTCTGCCCTCTCGGAGGCATCCCAGCGGTTCCCGGCCATCGTCACCCTCGTGGTCACGGCCTCCGGCCTCACCCTCTTTGGCATCGGCTCGGCCTTCTGGGGCCTCGTGGCCGGTCTCGCGACGCTCGGGCTCGATTTCGTGGCCCTCGCCTTGCGCAAGCGCGGCTGA
- a CDS encoding ribose-phosphate pyrophosphokinase: MKLVAGNSNRPLAEAISAYLNVPLAKAQVKRFADMEVFVEIQENVRGEDVFIIQSTSFPTNDHLMELLIITDALRRSSAKRITAVIPYFGYARQDRRMSGRTPISAKLVSNLITHAGVDRVLTLDLHAGQIQGFFDIPTDNLFSAPALARDIKDHLEGGNRMVVSPDVGGVVRARALAKRIDAQLAIVDKRRERPGESEVMNIIGDVSGRSCILVDDIVDSGGTLVNAADALLANGAKEVYAYITHGVLSGGAVARIASSRLKELVITDSIMPTEAVKVAHNIRVISIASLMGEAIGRTATESSVSSLFD, from the coding sequence ATGAAGCTCGTTGCGGGAAATTCCAATCGTCCGCTGGCGGAGGCCATCTCCGCCTATCTCAATGTCCCGTTGGCCAAGGCCCAGGTCAAGCGCTTCGCGGACATGGAAGTCTTCGTCGAGATTCAGGAGAATGTGCGCGGCGAGGACGTGTTCATCATCCAGTCGACCTCGTTCCCCACGAACGACCACCTAATGGAACTCCTCATCATCACGGATGCGCTTCGCCGCTCTTCGGCAAAGCGCATCACGGCTGTGATTCCCTATTTTGGTTACGCCCGGCAAGACCGGCGCATGTCGGGCCGCACGCCGATCTCGGCCAAGCTGGTCTCCAACCTCATCACGCATGCGGGTGTCGACCGTGTGCTGACGCTGGATCTCCATGCCGGCCAGATCCAGGGTTTCTTCGACATCCCGACCGACAATCTGTTCTCGGCCCCGGCGCTCGCACGCGATATCAAGGATCACCTCGAAGGCGGCAACCGCATGGTGGTCTCGCCCGACGTGGGTGGTGTGGTGCGCGCTCGCGCGCTCGCCAAGCGCATCGACGCCCAGCTCGCCATCGTGGACAAGCGCCGCGAGCGCCCCGGTGAGTCCGAAGTCATGAACATCATCGGCGACGTGTCCGGCCGCTCCTGCATCCTCGTCGACGACATCGTCGATTCCGGCGGCACCCTGGTGAACGCCGCCGACGCCCTCCTGGCCAACGGCGCCAAGGAGGTCTACGCCTACATCACCCACGGCGTGCTCTCCGGCGGCGCGGTGGCCCGCATCGCAAGCTCCCGCCTGAAGGAGCTCGTGATCACCGATTCCATCATGCCGACCGAAGCCGTGAAGGTGGCCCACAACATCCGGGTCATCTCCATCGCGTCCCTCATGGGCGAGGCCATCGGCCGCACGGCGACGGAAAGCTCGGTGTCGAGCCTGTTCGACTGA
- a CDS encoding 50S ribosomal protein L25/general stress protein Ctc yields MSEIKQIKAVARDRSGKGAARAVRRQGQVPAVIYGAGQAAQAIALDFNQTKQLIFAGHFLTTIFEIDVNGQTVRAIPRDYQLDPVRDFPIHVDFLRVSAGQTIKVVVPVHVVGQEKSPGVKRGGTLQVVEHTVELAVSPDAIPDYIEASVEGLDIGSSVHLEDIKLPNGAKATSTENLTLVTVVAPTGLKEEEAAPAAAEGTPAA; encoded by the coding sequence ATGAGCGAAATTAAGCAAATCAAGGCCGTGGCGCGCGACCGGAGCGGCAAGGGGGCCGCCCGGGCCGTTCGTCGCCAAGGCCAAGTTCCCGCCGTCATCTACGGAGCCGGCCAAGCCGCCCAGGCGATCGCCCTCGACTTCAACCAGACCAAGCAGCTGATCTTCGCCGGTCACTTCCTGACCACGATCTTCGAGATCGACGTGAACGGCCAGACGGTCCGCGCCATTCCGCGCGACTACCAGCTCGACCCGGTGCGCGACTTCCCGATCCACGTCGACTTCCTGCGCGTTTCCGCCGGCCAGACGATCAAGGTCGTGGTTCCGGTGCACGTGGTCGGCCAGGAGAAGAGCCCCGGCGTGAAGCGCGGCGGCACGCTCCAGGTCGTGGAGCACACGGTGGAACTCGCGGTGTCCCCCGACGCGATTCCGGACTACATCGAGGCTTCGGTCGAAGGTCTGGACATCGGCTCCTCGGTTCACCTTGAAGACATCAAGCTGCCGAATGGCGCCAAGGCGACCTCCACCGAGAACCTCACCCTCGTCACCGTCGTGGCCCCGACCGGCCTGAAGGAAGAGGAAGCGGCTCCGGCGGCTGCCGAAGGCACCCCGGCGGCCTAA
- the pth gene encoding aminoacyl-tRNA hydrolase → MRLFVGLGNPGSRYARNRHNIGFMAVDEIARVHNAGPWRKRFQAETADAVIGAEKVLLIKPQTYMNLSGQAVGEAQNFFKIPLHDVTVFYDELDLPPAKLRVKIGGGNAGHNGLRSISAHCGNDYRRVRLGIGHPGHKALVQNHVLGDFGKSEEAWVDDLCRIIADNAALLAKGEDGSFQNKVHLAMEARGWTDVKRPGEKAAEK, encoded by the coding sequence ATGCGCCTCTTCGTCGGCCTCGGCAATCCCGGATCGCGCTACGCCAGAAACCGCCACAACATCGGTTTCATGGCCGTGGACGAGATTGCGCGCGTGCACAACGCGGGCCCTTGGCGCAAGCGCTTCCAGGCGGAGACGGCCGACGCGGTGATCGGGGCTGAGAAGGTCCTGCTGATCAAGCCGCAGACCTACATGAACCTGTCTGGCCAGGCGGTGGGAGAGGCGCAGAACTTCTTCAAGATTCCCCTGCACGACGTGACGGTCTTCTACGACGAACTCGACCTTCCCCCGGCCAAGCTGCGCGTCAAGATCGGCGGCGGCAATGCCGGCCATAACGGCCTGCGCTCGATCTCGGCTCATTGCGGCAACGATTATCGCCGCGTGCGCCTCGGCATCGGCCATCCGGGCCACAAGGCGCTCGTGCAGAACCATGTGCTGGGCGATTTCGGGAAGAGCGAAGAGGCCTGGGTCGACGACCTGTGCCGGATCATCGCGGACAACGCCGCCCTCCTCGCCAAGGGAGAGGACGGAAGTTTCCAGAACAAGGTCCACCTCGCCATGGAGGCGAGAGGCTGGACCGACGTAAAGCGGCCGGGCGAAAAGGCCGCCGAGAAATAG
- the ychF gene encoding redox-regulated ATPase YchF codes for MGFKMGIVGLPNVGKSTLFNALTQTAAAQAANYPFCTIEPNVGDVAVPDERLDQLAAIASSAQIIPTRLTFVDIAGLVRGASRGEGLGNQFLANIREVDAIAHVVRCFEDTDITHVEGKIDPIADIETIETELMLADLDSLEKRVTALEKKAKGNDKEAKETLDLVNRTLPLLRDGKPARMVERKVEEERLFQMLGLLSSKPVLYVCNVEEASADKGNAFSARVFERAKEEGAKAVVVSAKIESEIAVLPPDEQKEYLEAVGLEEPGLNRVIRAGYELLGLITYFTVGPKEARAWTITKGTKAPAAAGVIHTDFEKGFIRAETIAYVDYTTLKGEAGARDAGKLRLEGKEYTVQDGDVMHFRFNT; via the coding sequence ATGGGCTTCAAGATGGGCATCGTCGGCCTGCCGAATGTCGGCAAGTCCACCCTCTTCAACGCGCTGACGCAGACCGCCGCCGCGCAGGCTGCCAATTATCCGTTCTGCACCATCGAGCCCAATGTGGGCGACGTGGCCGTGCCGGATGAGCGGCTCGACCAGCTCGCAGCCATCGCGAGCTCGGCGCAGATCATCCCGACCCGCCTCACCTTCGTGGACATCGCGGGTCTCGTGCGCGGCGCGTCCCGCGGCGAAGGTCTCGGCAACCAGTTCCTCGCGAATATCCGTGAGGTCGATGCCATCGCCCATGTGGTGCGCTGCTTCGAGGACACGGACATCACGCACGTCGAAGGCAAGATCGATCCCATTGCCGATATCGAGACCATCGAGACCGAGCTGATGCTGGCCGACCTGGACAGCCTCGAGAAGCGCGTCACCGCGCTCGAGAAGAAGGCCAAGGGCAACGACAAGGAAGCCAAGGAAACCCTCGACCTCGTCAACCGCACCCTGCCCCTTCTGCGCGACGGCAAGCCCGCTCGCATGGTGGAGCGGAAGGTCGAGGAAGAGCGCCTGTTCCAGATGCTGGGCCTTCTCTCCTCCAAGCCCGTTCTGTACGTCTGCAACGTCGAGGAGGCCTCCGCCGACAAGGGCAACGCGTTCTCGGCGCGCGTGTTCGAGCGGGCCAAGGAAGAAGGCGCAAAGGCCGTGGTCGTCTCCGCCAAGATCGAGAGCGAGATCGCCGTTCTGCCGCCCGACGAGCAGAAGGAATATCTCGAAGCCGTGGGCCTCGAGGAGCCCGGCCTCAACCGCGTGATCCGCGCCGGCTACGAACTCCTCGGCCTCATCACCTACTTCACCGTCGGTCCCAAGGAAGCCCGCGCCTGGACGATCACCAAGGGCACCAAGGCTCCTGCCGCGGCCGGCGTGATCCACACGGATTTCGAGAAGGGCTTCATCCGCGCCGAGACCATCGCCTATGTGGACTACACCACGCTCAAGGGCGAAGCGGGCGCGCGCGATGCCGGCAAGCTGCGGCTGGAAGGCAAGGAATACACCGTGCAGGACGGCGACGTGATGCACTTCCGGTTCAATACCTAA
- a CDS encoding group III truncated hemoglobin, producing the protein MTRAGDAIISGEIEQEKGTLAHSAATGRSIPIISPAEGVSEELIRELVETFYDRVIRDPELGPIFHKALSGRWSRHLALMVDFWSSIALRTGRYQGKPQAAHFGLQLTPELFTRWLSLFEATAHELCEPDVADFFVDRARRIAESLQIGLGIGPKALRLP; encoded by the coding sequence TTGACCCGAGCCGGGGATGCGATCATCTCCGGTGAGATCGAGCAGGAGAAAGGCACATTGGCCCATTCAGCCGCCACAGGCCGCAGCATTCCGATCATCAGCCCGGCCGAGGGCGTCTCGGAGGAGCTGATCCGCGAGCTTGTGGAGACCTTCTACGACCGGGTGATCCGCGATCCGGAACTCGGCCCCATCTTCCACAAGGCGCTCTCCGGCCGCTGGAGCCGGCATCTGGCGCTGATGGTGGATTTCTGGTCGTCGATCGCGCTCAGGACCGGCCGCTACCAGGGCAAGCCCCAGGCGGCGCATTTCGGCCTTCAGCTCACGCCGGAGCTGTTCACCCGCTGGCTGTCCCTGTTCGAGGCGACGGCCCACGAGCTCTGCGAGCCGGATGTGGCGGATTTCTTCGTCGACCGGGCGCGGCGCATCGCGGAGAGCCTGCAGATCGGCCTCGGGATCGGACCGAAGGCCCTGCGGCTGCCCTAA
- the nfi gene encoding deoxyribonuclease V (cleaves DNA at apurinic or apyrimidinic sites), with product MQLHHRHDWNLTPSEAIALQQQLRTEVVSDRPIDLDAVRLVAGVDVSVKNEQSQAAIVVVTYPGFLPVETVLAQRPTPFPYVPGLLSFREGPVLEEAFEKLRSEPDVFLFDGMGIAHPRRIGIASHMGLWLQRPTIGCGKTLLCGRYKDLGEEKGSAAPLIDRRETIGVALRTRTAKNPMFISPGHLADIPTAAELVLRCSPKYRLPEPIRLAHNAAGQFSPLPA from the coding sequence ATGCAGCTTCATCACCGCCACGACTGGAACCTTACCCCCTCCGAGGCCATCGCCCTCCAGCAGCAGCTGAGAACCGAGGTCGTGTCCGACCGGCCCATCGATCTCGATGCGGTCAGGCTCGTGGCCGGCGTCGACGTGAGCGTGAAGAACGAGCAGTCGCAGGCGGCCATCGTGGTGGTCACCTATCCGGGATTCCTGCCGGTCGAGACCGTCCTGGCGCAGCGCCCGACGCCCTTTCCCTATGTGCCGGGCCTCCTGAGCTTCCGCGAAGGGCCGGTCCTCGAAGAAGCCTTCGAGAAACTGAGGTCCGAGCCAGACGTCTTCCTCTTCGACGGCATGGGCATCGCCCATCCCCGCCGCATCGGCATCGCCAGCCACATGGGCCTGTGGCTGCAGCGCCCCACCATCGGCTGCGGCAAGACGCTCCTGTGCGGACGCTACAAGGACCTGGGCGAGGAGAAGGGCTCCGCCGCCCCCCTGATCGACCGCAGGGAGACCATCGGCGTGGCTTTGCGCACCCGCACGGCCAAGAACCCCATGTTCATCTCTCCCGGGCACTTGGCCGATATTCCCACGGCGGCGGAACTCGTCCTGCGCTGTTCTCCAAAGTATCGCTTGCCCGAACCAATCCGCCTGGCGCACAACGCGGCTGGACAATTCAGTCCCCTTCCGGCCTGA
- a CDS encoding MaoC family dehydratase, with protein MPRYAFEDFTPGATRMLGPTIVTKEALLAFAREYDAQPFHVDEVAAKDSFIGTLIASGWHTCSINMRLLADEVILDSTSLGSPGIEEVKWLKPVRPGDALRSRMTILESRPSASRPSLGLVRFQFEMLNQEDETVFAQKNWIMFGRRDAEPVRGAGRGVLSAAAAAMPDQAPERELPHISSNPFFEDLVIGETEELGSHTFTPDDIVGFARQFDPQRFHVDAEAAKDSLFGGLCASGWHTASVWMKQMVGYRDRIRAYALAHGGRPARLGPSPGFSNLKWLKPVYAGDTITYRTTVSSKRASASRPGWGLVFHHNTGTNQHGEEVFAFDGMVFWERRA; from the coding sequence ATGCCCCGTTACGCTTTCGAAGATTTCACGCCCGGCGCCACCCGGATGCTCGGCCCTACCATCGTCACCAAGGAGGCGCTGCTCGCCTTCGCGCGGGAATACGACGCGCAGCCCTTCCACGTGGACGAGGTCGCGGCCAAGGACAGCTTCATTGGCACGCTCATCGCCTCGGGCTGGCATACCTGCAGCATCAATATGCGCCTTCTGGCCGACGAGGTGATTCTCGATTCCACGTCCCTGGGCTCTCCGGGGATCGAGGAGGTGAAGTGGCTGAAGCCCGTCAGGCCGGGGGATGCCCTGCGCTCGCGCATGACGATCCTCGAGAGCCGCCCGTCGGCGAGCCGTCCCTCCCTCGGTCTCGTGCGCTTCCAGTTCGAGATGCTGAACCAGGAGGACGAGACCGTCTTCGCGCAGAAAAACTGGATCATGTTCGGCCGCCGCGACGCGGAACCCGTCAGGGGAGCGGGCCGAGGCGTCCTGTCCGCGGCCGCCGCCGCTATGCCGGACCAAGCGCCGGAGCGGGAGCTGCCGCATATCTCCTCCAACCCGTTCTTCGAGGATCTCGTGATCGGCGAGACGGAGGAGCTCGGCTCCCACACCTTCACGCCCGACGACATCGTCGGCTTTGCCCGGCAATTCGACCCGCAGCGCTTCCACGTGGACGCAGAGGCCGCGAAGGACAGCCTGTTCGGAGGGCTTTGCGCCTCGGGCTGGCATACGGCGAGCGTCTGGATGAAGCAGATGGTCGGCTACCGCGACCGCATCCGCGCCTATGCGCTGGCCCATGGGGGCCGGCCCGCGCGGCTCGGGCCCTCCCCGGGCTTCTCCAACCTGAAATGGCTCAAGCCCGTCTATGCGGGGGACACGATCACCTACCGCACGACCGTGTCCTCCAAGCGCGCCTCGGCCTCGCGGCCCGGCTGGGGGCTGGTGTTCCACCACAACACCGGCACGAACCAGCACGGCGAAGAGGTGTTCGCCTTCGACGGCATGGTGTTCTGGGAAAGGCGGGCTTAA
- a CDS encoding HD domain-containing protein, which translates to MTGDRLLGALEFLREAERLKGTLRSGFTSTGRQESTAEHTWRLCLMALVLSDEFEGVDLLHLIKLCIVHDLGEALSGDIPAILQTEGMDKSAQERADLQILTRALHPDKRDEILALWEEYEAASSPEAVLAKGLDKLETILQHNQGRNPADFDYAFNLGYGRKQTSAHPVLAGIRTVLDEETRARAEASKAG; encoded by the coding sequence ATGACAGGTGACCGCCTTCTGGGAGCGCTGGAATTCCTGCGCGAGGCAGAGAGGCTCAAGGGCACTCTGCGCAGCGGCTTCACCTCGACTGGGCGTCAGGAGAGCACGGCCGAGCACACGTGGCGCCTGTGCCTCATGGCGCTCGTGCTCTCGGACGAGTTCGAGGGCGTCGATCTCCTGCACCTGATCAAGCTCTGCATCGTCCACGATCTCGGCGAGGCCCTGAGCGGCGACATTCCGGCCATCCTGCAGACGGAGGGGATGGACAAGTCCGCCCAGGAGAGGGCCGACCTGCAGATCCTGACCCGGGCGCTCCACCCCGACAAGCGCGACGAGATCCTGGCCCTGTGGGAGGAATACGAGGCGGCCTCGTCGCCTGAGGCGGTACTGGCCAAGGGCCTCGACAAGCTGGAGACTATCCTCCAGCACAACCAGGGTCGGAATCCAGCGGATTTCGACTACGCGTTCAACCTCGGCTACGGGCGAAAGCAGACGTCGGCCCATCCCGTTCTCGCCGGGATCCGGACGGTCCTGGACGAGGAGACGCGCGCAAGGGCGGAGGCTTCGAAGGCGGGTTAA
- a CDS encoding adenine phosphoribosyltransferase, protein MDQRLITDLKAAIRSIPDYPKPGVVFRDITTLLGDARAFRRAVDELVHPFAGGRVDKVAGIEARGFILGGAIAHQLSSGFVPIRKKGKLPHETVRIAYSLEYGVDEMEIHTDAIGQGERVILVDDLIATGGTAVAATQLLRQMGANIVAACFIIDLPDLGGAKKLRDLGVEVRSLVSFEGH, encoded by the coding sequence ATGGACCAGCGTCTCATCACCGACCTGAAGGCCGCAATCCGGTCGATCCCGGATTATCCGAAGCCCGGCGTCGTCTTCCGGGACATCACGACCTTGTTGGGCGATGCCCGGGCCTTCCGCCGGGCGGTGGACGAGCTCGTCCATCCCTTCGCGGGCGGGCGCGTCGACAAGGTGGCGGGAATCGAGGCGCGGGGCTTCATCCTCGGCGGCGCCATCGCGCACCAGCTCTCCTCGGGCTTCGTGCCGATCCGCAAGAAGGGCAAGCTGCCCCATGAGACGGTGCGGATCGCCTATTCGCTCGAATACGGAGTCGACGAGATGGAGATCCACACCGATGCCATCGGCCAGGGCGAGCGGGTGATCCTCGTGGACGACCTCATCGCCACAGGCGGCACGGCCGTCGCCGCGACCCAGCTCCTGCGCCAGATGGGCGCCAACATCGTGGCGGCCTGCTTCATCATCGACCTTCCCGATCTCGGCGGCGCGAAGAAGCTGCGCGACCTCGGCGTCGAAGTGCGCAGCCTCGTGAGCTTCGAAGGACATTGA
- a CDS encoding S-methyl-5'-thioadenosine phosphorylase yields MAKAVLGIIGGSGVYDLPGLEDIREMRIDSPWGEPSDVLRVGRIGRTEVAFLPRHGRGHRLSPSDINYRANIDVMKRAGVTDLISVSACGSFKDEYYPGFFVLVDQYVDRTHRRESSFFGRGCVAHVPMAHPVGPLLRQRIADAAVAEKIPFSLNGTLVCIEGPQFSTYAESITYKNLGYDVIGMTAMPEAKLAREAEITYATVAMVTDYDCWHEEHDDVDVASVVAVAHQNARKVAGLIARVARDFPAEHEPCPVGSDRALDGAIMTAPSARDPELLKKLDAVAGRVLKAPAT; encoded by the coding sequence ATGGCGAAGGCGGTACTAGGCATCATCGGCGGATCGGGGGTCTACGACCTGCCGGGGCTCGAGGATATTCGCGAAATGCGGATCGATTCCCCCTGGGGCGAGCCTTCGGACGTGCTGCGCGTCGGGCGCATCGGCAGGACCGAAGTCGCCTTCCTGCCACGCCACGGGCGGGGGCACCGCCTCTCGCCATCGGACATCAACTACCGGGCCAATATCGACGTGATGAAGCGCGCGGGCGTCACCGACCTGATCTCCGTCTCGGCCTGCGGCTCGTTCAAGGACGAGTATTATCCCGGCTTCTTCGTCCTGGTGGACCAGTATGTGGACCGGACACACAGGCGCGAAAGCTCGTTCTTCGGCCGGGGCTGCGTCGCTCATGTGCCCATGGCGCACCCGGTCGGGCCGCTCCTGCGCCAGCGCATCGCCGATGCCGCCGTGGCCGAGAAGATCCCGTTCTCCCTCAATGGGACGCTGGTCTGCATCGAGGGGCCCCAGTTCTCCACCTATGCCGAGTCGATCACCTACAAGAACCTCGGCTACGACGTGATCGGCATGACGGCGATGCCAGAGGCGAAGCTCGCCCGCGAGGCCGAGATCACCTATGCGACGGTCGCCATGGTGACCGATTACGATTGCTGGCATGAGGAGCACGATGACGTGGACGTGGCCTCCGTCGTCGCCGTCGCGCACCAGAACGCCCGGAAGGTGGCCGGCCTGATCGCCCGCGTCGCCCGGGATTTCCCGGCCGAGCACGAGCCGTGCCCCGTGGGTTCGGACCGGGCGCTCGACGGCGCGATCATGACCGCCCCCTCGGCTCGCGATCCGGAGCTTCTGAAAAAGCTCGATGCGGTGGCCGGCAGGGTCCTGAAAGCGCCGGCAACCTAG
- a CDS encoding 2'-5' RNA ligase family protein, which yields MLQTIADDIWGQPCLAYHVQPSLEPETREAFAQVQRSFAELWPEPLHVGPKPGLHVTIYPLVMVKGDFDKDRYWRSIAGQASDLLEELCTGHRALELRFSRLKVTDTAVIATATDETGLIDAIRERIVNEIPPPPGRKPIIYDLIHTTLARYRTSTAVPDEVVERVERLPVGVTAPVRQIRLVRETLFPCLATDEIAAISLSGR from the coding sequence ATGTTGCAGACGATCGCCGACGATATCTGGGGCCAGCCCTGCCTCGCCTACCATGTCCAACCGAGCCTGGAGCCCGAGACACGGGAGGCCTTCGCGCAGGTGCAGCGGAGCTTCGCGGAACTCTGGCCCGAGCCGCTGCATGTAGGTCCCAAGCCCGGGCTCCACGTCACCATCTATCCCCTGGTGATGGTGAAAGGCGACTTCGACAAGGACCGGTACTGGCGCAGCATCGCCGGCCAGGCCAGCGACCTCCTGGAGGAACTCTGCACGGGCCATCGGGCCCTGGAACTGCGCTTCTCCCGCCTCAAGGTCACGGACACGGCCGTCATCGCGACGGCAACCGACGAGACGGGCCTGATCGACGCCATCCGCGAGAGGATCGTCAATGAGATTCCACCGCCGCCGGGCCGGAAGCCGATCATTTACGACCTGATCCATACGACCCTCGCGCGATATCGGACGAGTACGGCGGTTCCCGACGAGGTGGTCGAACGCGTCGAGCGCCTTCCGGTCGGTGTCACGGCGCCCGTGAGGCAGATTCGGCTCGTGCGCGAGACGCTCTTTCCCTGCCTCGCGACCGACGAGATCGCCGCGATCTCTCTGTCGGGCCGGTGA